One window of Cohnella hashimotonis genomic DNA carries:
- the radA gene encoding DNA repair protein RadA yields MAKLKIKFVCTECGTESPKWMGKCPGCGAWNTMVEEAEQVVKANVGRSSELTRTKEKAQSIIHIESGKEPRIPTGNGELNRVLGGGLVPGSLLLVGGDPGIGKSTLLLQTSNALAGKGLTVLYVSGEESVRQTKLRADRLGALSERLFVLCETNLDLVEQSIEEVKPDFLVIDSIQTVYRPDVPSAPGSVAQVRECTAQFMRISKQGGVATVLVGHVTKEGAIAGPRLLEHMVDCVLYFEGERHHSYRLLRAVKNRFGSTNEIGIFDMSEDGLREVSNPSELFLTERPLGVSGSTVVASIEGTRPVMVELQALVAPTHFPSPRRMSSGLDHHRISLVIAVLEKRMGMFFQNQDAYVNVAGGIKLDEPAADLAAAVSLASSFRDLPTKPDDVVFGEVGLTGEVRAVSRAETRVKEALKLGFKRVILPEASMKGWQAPAGIRLVPVKSVAEALKAALE; encoded by the coding sequence ATGGCCAAGCTGAAAATCAAGTTCGTCTGTACCGAGTGCGGCACCGAATCGCCCAAATGGATGGGCAAGTGCCCGGGATGCGGCGCCTGGAACACGATGGTGGAGGAAGCCGAACAAGTCGTCAAGGCGAACGTCGGCCGCAGCAGCGAGCTGACCCGGACGAAAGAAAAGGCCCAGTCCATCATACACATAGAAAGCGGAAAGGAACCCCGGATCCCGACGGGAAACGGGGAGCTTAACCGCGTGCTCGGCGGCGGGCTCGTGCCGGGCTCGCTGCTGCTCGTCGGCGGCGACCCCGGCATCGGCAAGTCTACGCTGCTGCTGCAGACGTCGAACGCGCTCGCGGGCAAGGGGCTGACCGTGCTGTACGTGTCAGGGGAGGAATCCGTCCGTCAGACCAAGCTTCGCGCCGACCGGCTGGGCGCGCTAAGCGAGCGATTGTTCGTGCTTTGCGAGACGAACCTGGACCTCGTGGAGCAGTCCATCGAGGAAGTGAAGCCGGACTTTCTCGTCATCGACTCGATTCAGACCGTCTATCGTCCAGACGTTCCTTCAGCGCCGGGCAGCGTCGCGCAGGTTCGCGAGTGTACCGCCCAGTTCATGCGCATCTCCAAGCAGGGCGGCGTCGCGACCGTGCTCGTCGGCCATGTCACCAAGGAAGGCGCGATCGCCGGCCCGCGTCTGCTCGAGCATATGGTCGACTGCGTGCTCTACTTCGAGGGAGAACGCCATCATTCTTACCGGCTGCTTCGCGCGGTCAAGAACCGCTTCGGCTCGACCAACGAGATCGGCATCTTCGATATGTCGGAGGACGGTCTGCGCGAGGTATCCAATCCGTCCGAGCTGTTCCTCACCGAGCGTCCGCTCGGCGTGTCCGGCTCGACGGTCGTCGCGAGCATCGAAGGGACGCGGCCCGTGATGGTCGAGCTGCAGGCGCTCGTCGCGCCGACGCACTTCCCTTCGCCGAGGCGCATGTCCTCGGGATTGGACCATCATCGGATATCGCTGGTCATCGCGGTACTTGAAAAACGTATGGGCATGTTTTTTCAAAACCAGGATGCATACGTTAATGTCGCCGGCGGCATCAAGCTGGACGAACCGGCAGCCGACCTGGCCGCTGCTGTCAGCCTGGCGTCGAGCTTTCGCGACCTGCCCACCAAGCCCGACGACGTCGTCTTCGGCGAGGTGGGCCTTACGGGAGAAGTGCGGGCGGTCTCCCGCGCCGAGACGCGCGTCAAGGAAGCGCTCAAGCTCGGCTTCAAGCGGGTCATCCTGCCCGAAGCGAGCATGAAGGGCTGGCAGGCGCCCGCCGGGATCCGGCTGGTGCCGGTCAAGTCCGTAGCCGAAGCGCTCAAGGCGGCATTGGAATAG
- the disA gene encoding DNA integrity scanning diadenylate cyclase DisA has protein sequence MTKEIKDKEREQQDVMNQLLRMVAPGTPLRDGLENVLRAKTGALIVVGYGPEVMEVVDGGFSINCDFSPNYLYELAKMDGAIILSEDAKRILYANTQLIPDSSISSIETGIRHRTAERVAKQTGQLVVSISQRRNIITLYQGQLRYALKDMAVILTKANQAIQTLERYRVVYTQTLTDLSALEFENQVTMHEVVYALQRAEMVLRIRMEIKRYVLELGNEGRLINMQMEELVGNADEEARLLLKDYAKEASEERIREIQHALKKLSSDELLDSVLIIRMLGYLSLSAVAEEGLPSRGYRILGKIARLPAVIIHNLVDRFGALTHIAQASIEDLDEVDGIGEVRARAIRDGLKRIRDQVFIDRQI, from the coding sequence GTGACGAAGGAGATCAAAGACAAAGAACGCGAGCAGCAGGACGTCATGAACCAGCTGCTCCGGATGGTCGCGCCGGGCACGCCGCTGCGCGACGGACTCGAGAACGTGCTTCGCGCCAAGACCGGCGCGCTCATCGTCGTCGGCTACGGCCCGGAGGTCATGGAGGTCGTCGACGGCGGCTTTTCGATCAACTGCGACTTCAGCCCGAACTACCTGTACGAACTCGCCAAGATGGACGGCGCGATTATCCTGAGCGAGGACGCCAAGCGCATTTTGTATGCCAATACGCAGCTGATCCCCGATTCGTCGATCTCCTCGATCGAGACCGGCATCCGGCACCGTACTGCCGAGCGGGTGGCGAAGCAGACCGGCCAGCTGGTCGTTTCTATTTCCCAGCGGCGCAACATCATCACGTTGTACCAAGGGCAGTTGCGCTACGCACTCAAGGATATGGCCGTTATTCTGACGAAGGCGAACCAGGCGATCCAGACGCTCGAGCGGTATCGGGTGGTCTATACGCAGACGCTGACGGATCTGTCTGCGCTGGAGTTCGAGAACCAGGTGACGATGCATGAGGTCGTCTACGCCCTGCAGCGCGCCGAGATGGTGCTGCGTATCCGGATGGAGATCAAGCGTTACGTGCTCGAGCTGGGCAACGAAGGGCGACTGATCAACATGCAGATGGAGGAGCTGGTCGGCAACGCCGATGAAGAAGCGCGTCTTCTGCTCAAGGATTACGCCAAGGAAGCCTCAGAGGAGCGCATACGCGAGATTCAGCACGCCCTCAAAAAGCTGAGCTCCGACGAGCTGCTGGATTCGGTGCTGATCATCCGGATGCTCGGCTACCTGTCGCTGAGCGCCGTCGCGGAGGAAGGGCTGCCGTCCCGCGGCTACCGGATTCTTGGCAAGATCGCGCGACTGCCGGCCGTCATTATTCACAATCTCGTCGATCGCTTCGGCGCGCTGACGCATATTGCCCAAGCCTCGATCGAGGACCTGGACGAGGTCGACGGCATCGGGGAAGTACGCGCCAGAGCGATTCGGGACGGACTGAAGCGGATCCGGGATCAGGTGTTCATTGACAGACAGATTTAG
- the pssA gene encoding CDP-diacylglycerol--serine O-phosphatidyltransferase produces the protein MFAKSLPNLFTIGNLFLGVLSIILAFNDRADGAALLVIIAMLLDGLDGRVARALNVQSEFGKELDSLSDVISFGVAPAFIMYQAAFTNVNPALAWIITAIFPICGALRLARFNVIEGIPGYFIGLPIPAAGGVLATLALFHNDLHVYLLLVATLALSFLMVSSLKYPNFKKLGLPKAAIWAVPLVVAAAVILAFMFPHAIPNFILVMLLLYALWGLKKNVERMFSGAYKRLRRKRRKNEERPRRGA, from the coding sequence ATGTTTGCGAAGTCATTGCCGAACCTGTTCACCATAGGCAATTTATTTTTGGGCGTATTATCGATCATATTGGCGTTTAACGATCGCGCGGACGGCGCGGCCTTGCTTGTCATCATCGCCATGCTGCTCGACGGGCTCGACGGCCGGGTAGCCCGGGCGCTGAACGTCCAGAGCGAGTTCGGCAAGGAGCTGGATTCGCTGTCCGACGTCATCTCGTTCGGCGTCGCGCCGGCCTTCATCATGTACCAGGCCGCATTCACCAACGTCAATCCGGCGCTCGCGTGGATCATCACCGCCATCTTCCCGATCTGCGGCGCCTTGCGGCTCGCCCGCTTCAACGTAATCGAGGGCATTCCCGGCTACTTCATCGGACTGCCCATTCCGGCAGCCGGCGGCGTGCTGGCGACGCTCGCGCTTTTTCACAACGATCTGCACGTGTATCTGCTGCTCGTCGCCACGCTGGCGCTTTCCTTCTTGATGGTCAGCAGCCTGAAGTATCCGAACTTCAAGAAGCTCGGCCTGCCCAAGGCCGCGATTTGGGCCGTACCGCTCGTCGTCGCCGCTGCGGTGATCCTGGCGTTCATGTTTCCGCACGCGATCCCGAACTTTATCCTTGTGATGCTGCTGCTGTACGCGCTCTGGGGCCTAAAAAAAAACGTTGAGCGTATGTTCTCCGGCGCCTACAAGCGCCTGCGCCGCAAACGCCGCAAAAACGAGGAGCGTCCTCGCCGCGGCGCGTAG
- a CDS encoding DUF1573 domain-containing protein gives MSAPTLQEFQEQVSELLLRHRSLLDVMTKYSQSNASVNRAVSKSITECGCIELSAKQQGFSPDLELDEAKRQTKSHMTGELCEQCADIIRSEMGKNLFYLSAYCNLLGVNLEEVVTKESEKCSTLGWFNLT, from the coding sequence ATGAGCGCGCCAACACTGCAGGAATTTCAGGAGCAGGTGTCTGAGCTTCTGCTACGTCACCGCAGCTTGCTGGATGTCATGACCAAGTACAGTCAGTCGAACGCTTCGGTCAACCGGGCTGTATCCAAGTCCATCACCGAATGCGGATGCATCGAGCTGAGCGCCAAGCAGCAAGGCTTCTCCCCCGATCTGGAACTGGACGAGGCCAAGCGCCAGACCAAGTCCCACATGACGGGCGAGCTCTGCGAGCAATGTGCCGACATCATTCGTTCCGAGATGGGCAAGAACCTGTTCTATCTGTCCGCTTATTGCAATCTGCTTGGCGTCAACCTGGAGGAAGTCGTCACCAAGGAATCGGAAAAGTGCAGCACGCTCGGATGGTTTAACCTGACCTAG
- a CDS encoding PIN/TRAM domain-containing protein: MMKRLIQAFGLLAGLAIGQGFASTAGTSGGGTSWMGGALGTAAYGGGIGAYATWIGAALGLLLATACAGPLSELMRRGVDRLAGMPATQLIAGLAGGGTGLVLAMLLMPYLSAVPRVGALLSAAAALAFAYAGTHIGLRKQEEVAGWGADRRKPEPAAEDAPRFEEHKILDTSVIIDGRIADICKTGFIEGTLVIPEFVLEELQHIADSSDLLKRNRGRRGLDILNKIQKELDVKVLIYEDPGDETGEVDSRLVKLAKAMRGKVVTNDFNLNKVCELQGVSVLNINDLANAVKPVVLPGEEIVVQVIKDGKEHGQGVAYLDDGTMIVVEGGRDFIGTTMEVLVTSVLQTSAGRMIFAKPKLLERAL, encoded by the coding sequence TTGATGAAACGATTGATACAAGCTTTCGGGCTGCTGGCAGGCCTTGCGATCGGACAAGGCTTCGCGTCCACCGCCGGCACGTCCGGCGGCGGGACGTCCTGGATGGGCGGCGCGCTCGGCACGGCGGCGTACGGCGGAGGCATCGGCGCATACGCGACCTGGATCGGCGCCGCGCTGGGGCTGCTCCTCGCGACGGCTTGCGCGGGCCCGCTGTCTGAGCTGATGCGCAGAGGCGTCGACCGGCTGGCGGGCATGCCCGCCACGCAGTTGATCGCGGGGCTCGCTGGCGGCGGTACGGGACTTGTGCTTGCGATGCTGCTTATGCCGTATCTGAGTGCGGTGCCGCGGGTAGGCGCGCTGCTCTCCGCGGCGGCGGCGCTGGCGTTCGCCTATGCGGGAACGCATATCGGTCTGCGCAAGCAGGAGGAGGTGGCGGGCTGGGGTGCCGACCGGCGCAAGCCGGAGCCGGCGGCGGAGGACGCGCCCAGATTCGAGGAGCACAAGATTTTGGATACGAGCGTCATTATCGACGGCCGCATTGCCGACATTTGCAAGACCGGATTTATCGAAGGCACGCTGGTCATCCCCGAGTTCGTGCTGGAGGAGCTGCAGCATATCGCGGATTCGTCGGACCTGCTCAAGCGCAACCGCGGCCGCCGGGGGCTCGACATCCTGAACAAGATTCAAAAGGAACTGGACGTAAAGGTGTTGATCTACGAAGATCCGGGCGACGAGACCGGCGAGGTCGACAGCCGTCTCGTGAAGCTTGCGAAGGCGATGCGCGGCAAGGTCGTCACCAACGACTTTAATCTGAACAAAGTATGCGAGCTGCAGGGCGTATCCGTGCTGAACATCAACGATCTGGCGAATGCCGTCAAGCCGGTCGTGCTGCCGGGAGAGGAGATCGTCGTGCAGGTCATCAAGGACGGCAAGGAGCACGGGCAGGGCGTTGCGTACCTTGACGATGGCACGATGATCGTGGTGGAAGGCGGGCGCGACTTCATCGGCACGACGATGGAGGTGCTCGTGACGAGCGTGCTGCAGACGTCGGCGGGACGGATGATCTTCGCGAAGCCGAAGCTGCTGGAGCGGGCTCTGTAA
- the ispD gene encoding 2-C-methyl-D-erythritol 4-phosphate cytidylyltransferase, with product MDWGAVIVAAGSGKRMGAGMNKAYLPLDGRPVLAHTLEAFEACGAVSEIVIVAAAGEEAQAEALAREHGIRKLAAVIPGGAERQDSVYAGLAALRAEGALVHDAARPLVTPERIAACCAAAEASGAAALAVPVKDTIKLSDGGGMIVSTPERSLLWAVQTPQAFRRAELMDAHERARSEGAAATDDAMLLERLGRKVAIVESDYANLKITTPEDLPIAELLLERRRRDGLERNG from the coding sequence ATGGATTGGGGAGCGGTCATCGTCGCGGCGGGCAGCGGCAAGCGCATGGGCGCCGGCATGAACAAGGCGTATTTGCCGCTGGACGGGCGCCCGGTGCTGGCGCATACGCTGGAGGCTTTCGAAGCTTGCGGCGCGGTGAGCGAGATCGTGATCGTGGCGGCGGCGGGCGAAGAAGCGCAGGCCGAGGCGCTCGCGCGCGAGCATGGCATCCGCAAGCTTGCGGCCGTCATCCCCGGGGGCGCCGAGCGGCAGGACAGCGTGTACGCCGGACTGGCGGCGCTGCGCGCCGAAGGCGCGCTAGTCCACGACGCGGCGCGGCCGCTCGTGACGCCGGAGCGGATCGCGGCCTGCTGCGCCGCGGCGGAGGCGAGCGGCGCTGCGGCGCTTGCGGTGCCGGTCAAGGACACGATCAAGCTGTCCGACGGCGGCGGGATGATCGTGTCGACGCCGGAGCGCAGCCTGCTGTGGGCGGTGCAGACGCCGCAGGCGTTTCGCCGCGCGGAGCTGATGGACGCGCATGAGCGCGCGCGAAGCGAAGGCGCCGCCGCGACGGACGACGCGATGCTGCTGGAGCGGCTCGGCCGCAAGGTGGCCATCGTGGAGAGCGATTATGCCAACTTGAAAATAACGACGCCGGAGGACCTGCCCATCGCTGAATTGCTGCTGGAACGGCGCCGGCGCGACGGACTGGAGCGAAACGGATGA
- the ispF gene encoding 2-C-methyl-D-erythritol 2,4-cyclodiphosphate synthase — MIRVGQGFDVHQLTEGRACIIGGVNIPYEKGLLGHSDADVLLHAISDAVLGALALGDIGKHFPDTDEAFKDADSVVLLERVWALATERGYRLGNVDATIIAQAPKMAPHIPAMVEVIARALGGAADQVNVKATTSERLGFTGRGEGIAAQAVVLLAKEA, encoded by the coding sequence ATGATTAGAGTCGGACAAGGCTTTGACGTGCATCAGCTGACGGAAGGGCGCGCATGCATCATCGGCGGCGTGAACATTCCATATGAAAAGGGACTGCTGGGCCACTCCGACGCCGACGTGCTGCTGCATGCGATCAGCGACGCGGTGCTCGGGGCGTTGGCGCTCGGCGACATCGGCAAGCATTTTCCCGATACGGACGAGGCCTTTAAGGACGCGGACAGCGTCGTGCTGCTCGAGCGGGTATGGGCGCTCGCGACGGAACGCGGCTACCGGCTCGGCAACGTCGACGCGACGATCATCGCCCAGGCGCCCAAGATGGCGCCGCATATCCCTGCGATGGTCGAAGTGATCGCGCGCGCGCTCGGGGGAGCGGCCGATCAAGTGAACGTGAAGGCGACCACCTCGGAGCGGCTCGGCTTCACGGGCCGGGGCGAGGGGATCGCCGCGCAGGCGGTCGTCTTGCTCGCGAAGGAAGCATAA
- the gltX gene encoding glutamate--tRNA ligase, protein MSNGQSGKVRVRYAPSPTGHLHIGNARTAIFNYLFARHHGGDFIIRIEDTDVKRNVAGGEESQLTYLKWLGVDWDESVDRHGDNGDYGPYRQTERLHIYDAYTKQLLERGLAYRCYATEEELEAEREEQLARGETPAYSGKYRDITKEHEEQLIAEGRIPAIRFRVPAGRSYTFDDLVKGEITFRSEDFGDFVIVKRDGIPTYNYAVAVDDHLMAISHVLRGEDHITNTPRQLMIYEAFDWEPPVFGHMTLIVNESRKKLSKRDESIVQFIEQYDGLGYLPEALFNFITLLGWSPEGEEEIFTREQFIEIFKAERLSKSPAVFDTVKLNWINQHYLKNVSPERLLELCLPHLKKAGRIAEQPDEREMAWAAALVTLLREHLRYGAEIVPLSELFVRERIEVDDEAREVLADPQVPTVLNAFAGQIEAAGEEGFTVDGMKALIKAVQTETGAKGKGLFMPIRVALTGQMHGPDLNGTIWLLGRDRVLSRLRETAASLG, encoded by the coding sequence ATGAGCAACGGACAATCCGGCAAGGTCAGGGTTCGCTACGCGCCGAGCCCGACGGGGCATCTGCATATCGGCAATGCGCGCACCGCTATTTTTAATTACTTATTCGCGCGCCACCATGGCGGGGACTTCATCATCCGCATCGAGGACACCGACGTCAAGCGCAACGTCGCGGGCGGCGAGGAGAGCCAGCTGACCTATCTCAAGTGGCTCGGCGTCGACTGGGACGAGAGCGTGGACCGGCATGGGGATAACGGGGATTATGGTCCGTACCGGCAGACCGAACGTCTGCATATTTACGACGCGTACACCAAGCAGCTGCTGGAGCGCGGGCTCGCTTACCGCTGCTACGCGACCGAGGAAGAGCTCGAGGCGGAGCGCGAGGAGCAGCTCGCGCGCGGCGAGACGCCGGCTTATTCCGGCAAGTACCGCGATATTACGAAGGAGCATGAGGAGCAGCTGATTGCGGAGGGGCGTATTCCGGCGATCCGTTTCCGCGTGCCGGCAGGCCGCTCGTATACTTTCGACGATCTGGTCAAAGGCGAGATAACGTTCCGTTCCGAGGATTTCGGGGACTTCGTCATCGTCAAGCGCGACGGCATTCCGACGTACAACTACGCGGTAGCGGTGGACGACCACCTGATGGCGATCAGCCACGTGCTGCGGGGCGAGGACCACATCACCAACACGCCGCGCCAGCTCATGATTTACGAGGCGTTCGACTGGGAGCCGCCGGTGTTCGGCCACATGACGCTGATCGTCAACGAGAGCCGCAAGAAGCTGTCCAAGCGCGACGAGTCGATCGTCCAGTTTATCGAGCAATACGACGGTCTCGGCTATTTGCCGGAGGCGCTGTTCAACTTTATCACGCTGCTTGGATGGTCGCCGGAAGGTGAAGAGGAGATCTTCACCCGCGAGCAGTTCATCGAGATCTTCAAGGCGGAGCGGCTGTCCAAGAGCCCGGCCGTATTCGATACGGTCAAGCTTAACTGGATCAACCAGCATTATCTGAAAAACGTATCGCCGGAGCGTTTGCTCGAACTGTGTCTGCCGCACCTCAAAAAGGCGGGCCGCATCGCCGAGCAGCCGGACGAGCGGGAGATGGCCTGGGCCGCGGCGCTCGTGACGCTGCTGCGCGAGCATCTGCGCTATGGCGCGGAGATCGTGCCGCTGTCCGAGCTGTTCGTCCGCGAGCGGATCGAGGTCGACGACGAGGCGCGCGAAGTGCTGGCCGATCCGCAGGTGCCGACGGTGCTGAACGCGTTCGCGGGACAGATCGAAGCCGCCGGCGAAGAAGGCTTCACGGTCGATGGCATGAAGGCGCTAATCAAGGCGGTGCAGACGGAGACCGGCGCCAAGGGCAAGGGCCTGTTCATGCCGATCCGGGTGGCGCTGACCGGCCAGATGCACGGGCCGGATCTGAACGGCACGATCTGGCTGCTCGGCCGCGACCGGGTGCTCTCGCGGCTGCGCGAGACGGCCGCTTCGCTCGGCTGA
- a CDS encoding IS256 family transposase, protein MTTIPENAFQNLLEKSMTQLVQEKLELLLREEMSNYFTVEQPELRNSRNGHYKRTFETRFGTIRALRVPRDRKGLFQTRLFEPYHRRENWLEEAIIHMYKGGMSTREVAKFIESMYGAQYSPTTISNITATVMEDIEQWQKRPLEKRDSVIYLDGLYVKLRRDTVSSEAVYLAMGIDENGRRQILGFYVGGYESANGWREVLKDLKQRGATDVLVGVFDGLPGLEEAFREMYPKADVQHCVVHKVRATFPKIRTADKIEFLTDLKQVYTAVDGDVARAVFDGFKEKWKKQYPKEVKSWEDQLPTLLTFYKYPPLTWAAIYTSNPIERMNKELRKRLKPMNSLTNIEAAEKIIYLQATDYNDKWCGRAIRGFVDVDTKAAFEKMYRDRYEGQ, encoded by the coding sequence GTGACTACTATACCCGAAAATGCATTTCAAAATCTACTGGAAAAATCGATGACCCAGCTCGTCCAGGAAAAGCTGGAGCTTTTGCTCCGCGAAGAGATGAGCAATTACTTCACCGTCGAGCAGCCGGAGTTGCGCAACAGCCGAAACGGTCACTACAAACGCACGTTTGAGACGCGCTTCGGTACGATCCGGGCGCTGCGTGTTCCGCGTGATCGGAAGGGCTTGTTTCAGACACGCCTGTTCGAGCCGTACCACCGTCGGGAGAACTGGCTCGAAGAGGCCATCATCCACATGTACAAGGGCGGCATGAGCACGCGCGAAGTGGCGAAGTTCATCGAGAGCATGTACGGCGCACAATACTCGCCAACGACCATCAGCAACATCACGGCGACCGTCATGGAAGACATCGAGCAGTGGCAGAAGCGCCCGCTGGAGAAACGTGACTCGGTGATCTACCTGGACGGCCTATACGTGAAGCTGCGGCGCGATACGGTCAGCAGCGAAGCCGTTTATTTAGCCATGGGCATCGACGAGAATGGCAGACGGCAAATCCTCGGCTTCTACGTCGGCGGTTACGAGAGCGCAAACGGCTGGCGAGAGGTACTTAAAGACCTCAAGCAGCGCGGCGCTACCGATGTGCTGGTCGGCGTGTTCGACGGCCTGCCGGGGCTTGAGGAAGCGTTCCGCGAGATGTACCCGAAGGCCGACGTCCAACACTGCGTTGTGCACAAAGTGCGGGCGACTTTCCCCAAGATCCGTACAGCTGACAAGATCGAATTCCTGACGGACTTGAAGCAGGTATACACGGCCGTGGACGGCGATGTGGCTCGTGCCGTGTTTGACGGGTTCAAGGAGAAGTGGAAGAAGCAGTACCCCAAGGAGGTGAAGTCCTGGGAAGACCAGTTGCCGACGCTGCTGACCTTCTACAAGTATCCGCCCTTAACCTGGGCTGCCATCTACACGTCCAACCCGATCGAGCGAATGAACAAGGAGCTGCGCAAACGCCTAAAGCCCATGAACAGCCTCACGAACATCGAAGCCGCGGAGAAGATCATCTACCTGCAGGCCACGGACTACAACGACAAATGGTGCGGCCGAGCGATCCGAGGCTTCGTCGACGTGGATACGAAGGCTGCGTTTGAGAAAATGTACCGCGACCGATACGAAGGGCAATAG
- the cysE gene encoding serine O-acetyltransferase: MGFWETVRSDVEAVFENDPAARSRFEVIFTYSGLHAIWAHKIAHGFFKRRWFTAARVISQVSRFMTGIEIHPGARIGRKLFIDHGMGVVIGETCEIGDEVVIYQGVTLGGTGKEKGKRHPTIGNRVVIASGAKVLGSFKVGDNSNIGANSVVLREVPPDSTVVGIPGRVVKRGGQRIGDRLDHTNLPDPVIETFRFMQKEIDDLKGELEHLKRERSGYFDPPPLKLKAKCDSATDSGDGQPAEGDAAPGGDRERQAEPVYSSTRSRTSKEP; the protein is encoded by the coding sequence ATGGGCTTCTGGGAGACGGTGCGTTCCGATGTAGAAGCGGTGTTCGAAAACGATCCGGCGGCCCGGAGCCGGTTCGAGGTCATTTTCACGTATTCGGGGCTGCATGCCATCTGGGCGCACAAAATCGCGCACGGTTTCTTCAAGAGGAGATGGTTTACCGCAGCACGCGTCATTTCGCAGGTGAGCCGGTTCATGACCGGCATCGAGATCCACCCCGGCGCGAGGATCGGCCGCAAGCTGTTCATCGACCACGGGATGGGCGTCGTCATCGGGGAAACCTGCGAGATCGGAGACGAGGTCGTCATCTACCAGGGCGTCACGCTCGGCGGGACCGGCAAAGAAAAAGGCAAGCGCCACCCGACGATCGGCAACCGCGTCGTCATCGCTTCGGGCGCCAAGGTATTGGGTTCGTTCAAAGTGGGCGACAATTCCAATATAGGCGCGAATTCGGTCGTGCTTCGGGAAGTGCCTCCGGACAGCACGGTCGTCGGCATTCCGGGGCGCGTCGTCAAGCGGGGCGGACAACGGATCGGCGACCGCCTCGACCATACGAATCTGCCGGACCCGGTCATCGAGACGTTTCGATTCATGCAAAAGGAAATCGACGATCTCAAAGGCGAGCTGGAGCATCTGAAGCGGGAGCGCAGCGGGTACTTCGATCCGCCGCCGCTCAAGCTCAAGGCCAAATGCGACTCGGCAACCGACAGCGGCGACGGCCAGCCGGCCGAAGGCGATGCCGCGCCAGGGGGCGACCGCGAGCGCCAGGCGGAACCCGTTTATTCTTCCACCCGTTCAAGAACATCAAAGGAGCCATAA